Below is a window of Streptomyces sp. NBC_00223 DNA.
GACGAAGACCGCTCCGAGATTCGCGCCGTCCTTGACGGCGAGCGTTCCGCCGGCGCTCAGCAGTGCCCGCGCCGTGTCGCCGATCTTGTAGACGCCCTCCACGCTGGCGAACGCGGTCGCGAGATTGCCGCCCACGGTCGCCGTGTTGCCGATCGAGGCGAGGGCCGCCGAGATCCGCGTACGGTCGTCGGCCGACAGGAGCCCCACGTCGACCGGATCAAGCTTGAGCTCCGCAACGAGCTCCGCAGGGACCTCCCCGAAGGCGACGGCAACCCCCGGCCGCACCTCCACCAGCACCGTCGATGCCCCCGCCGAGTCGCCACCCGAGTGGGGTGCCGGATCGTCCGCAGCGGCTGAGTCGATGGCATCACTCCGACCGTTCCCCTCCGGCCCGGCGGCCTCCATCGAGTCCGAAAGGTCCTGCATGCGATCTCCTCCCCCAGAGGGCGTACAACGGCCTGACGTCGCCGCCGTCAATTCCCGAACAGTACGGCAGGCCGCCCTGCGGCGAGTGACGTTTCCCAGTGAAGATCACTTCCAGATTCCGTCGAGGACGAGGGCGGCGCGGGCGATGTCGCCGATACGGCTGACGGAGATCATTCGCTGAGAACACGTCAGTGGCCCTCCTCCATGCGAACACGCTCCAAGCACCAGACGGGGCAACAGGCAGGCGACCGTGGGGATGGCCCGAGGGTTGCAGTTCGGGCTGCATTCGCGGCCGTTCAAGGGGGTCCATCTGAGCGATCCACTACCAATGCGTCGCAGGTCAGGACACTAATGCTCGCTCACGTGCCGCCTCAAGACCCGTTGGAGAGCGTGAGGGGTGCAACCCCTCGCGAGTTCGGATCTCGTATCCTCCGCGCCCCGACCGCCAGGGCAGACGATGCCCCGGCCGGGGCACTGTGTGCGTTCTGCAACCGGGTTCCGTCCTGGGGGTGTCTGGGAGTGCGGTGCCACAATGGCCCGGCGCGGAGCCGACCGCGGGGGTGGGTGGCTGTGGGTCGGCCGACGGATTGGCATGTGCTGGATCTGGACCGGGACCCCGTGCCGGGTGATCCGTACGAGGTGAATGAACTCGCCCGCAGGCTGGGGGACTTCGCCGACGACGTCGCCTCCGCGCTGCGCTCGGTCCGCGGGCTGGGCGGTGACACCGCCGTCCAGGAGTGGGCGGGGCTGTCGGGGGAGGAGTACCGCAGCCAGTTCGGTGACCTGCCCGGCGAACTCGACAAACTCGAACGCTCCTACCGCCTCGCCTCCGGCGCCCTCGACGACTACTGGCCCCAGCTCCAGACCGCACAGGCCGACGCCGACCGCGCCCTGGCCCACGGACGCACCGCCCGAGCCGACCTCGACGCCGCCAAGGAACTCGCCGCCCAGGCAGCCGGCCTGCGCGACACCGCCGCCACCACCGCCGAACACGCCCTGCACGAGGCGTCCCACGCCGGCATCCGCAACAAACACTGGTGGGAAAAGGCCGTCGACTTCGTCGCCGACCACTGGGACCAGATCATCGCCGCCTGCAAAATCATCGTCGCCGTCCTCGGCATCGTCGTGATGATCATCGGCGGACCCCTCGCCTGGCTCGTCCTCGCCGCCGCGATCCTCGTCCTCGCCGACACCATCACCAAATACCTCAAAGGCCAAGCCAGCCTCTGGGACGTCCTCTTCGCCGCCCTCGACTGCATCCCCATGTTCAAAGGCCTCACCACCGCAGGCGGCCTCCTCAAAATGGCCCGCGAACTCCCCACCCTCCTCAAATCCGGCAAAACCCTGGAGAACATCGCCAACAGCATCCACAAGGGCGCGGGAGGACTCAGGAACGCCGCGCAGGACATGAAGGACCTCTACAAGGGTCTGCGGTCGGGCGCTGAGGACGAGGCCAAGGCGGGCAGGTCGATGGAGGGCCGCTGCAAGGGCAGTGACCCCATCGACATGGTCACCGGCGAGATGCTGATGTCGCACACGGACGTCCGGCTGCCAGGTCTGCTCCCTCTGGTGATCGAGCGCCATCACGTGTCCAGTTTCCGCTCGGGGCACTCGTTCGGTCCGGCATGGATGTCGACCTTCGACGAGCGACTCGAACTCGACAGCGACGGTGTCGTCTGCGCGAGCGCGGACGGCATGCTCCAGGTCTGTCCGGTACCCGAATCCGGCTGTCCGGTGCTGCCGAGCCACGGCCCGCGACACCCCCTGACCTGGGACGGCACCCCCGGCGGCACGGCGTGATCAGCGACCCCCTGACCGGAATCACCCGCCACTACGGGCCACCGTGCCCGGACTCCGCCGATACCGCCGATGCCGCCGGGGCAACAGCCGTCGTGCTCCCGTTGTGCGCTGTCACCGACCGCAACGGCCACCGTCTCGAATTCCGGCGAACCCCGGAGGGCGCACCCGTCGCTGTCCGCCACTTCGGTGGCTACCACCTGGCTGTCGACACCGAAGACGGTCGGGTCACAGCCTTGCGTCTTCTGGAAACGCCGACGACGCGGCCGATCCCCATCGCAGCACCGTCGTGCGCACGTACTCCTACGACGGCCACCGCCGTGACCTCACCGCGGTAGCCGACTCAGCCGGCCGCCCTTTATCGGCTGACATACGACGGGCGCGGACGCATCACGTCCTGGACCGCCCGGAACGACCGCTGGTCCCGCTACGAGTACGACGGCGCCACCGACCGCGTGGCGCGCGGCATCGGACAGGACGGCGCGATGTCCGCGCGGTTCGCGTACGACGACGTGCGAGGCGTGACCACGATGACCGACGGCCTCGGTCACAGCACCGAGTACCACCACGACGAGCGGCTCCATCTCCTCCGTGTCGTCGACCCGTTGGGCTTTGACGTGCGTACCGTGCACGACGCGTACGGGCGACTGCTGTCCCGTACTGACGAGTTGGGCAACACCTACCGCTTCACTCTCGGCGCGCACGGCCGGCCCAGTGCGCGTGGACCGGCCAGACGGCACCGGCGTCCGGGTCG
It encodes the following:
- a CDS encoding DUF6531 domain-containing protein, with translation MLDLDRDPVPGDPYEVNELARRLGDFADDVASALRSVRGLGGDTAVQEWAGLSGEEYRSQFGDLPGELDKLERSYRLASGALDDYWPQLQTAQADADRALAHGRTARADLDAAKELAAQAAGLRDTAATTAEHALHEASHAGIRNKHWWEKAVDFVADHWDQIIAACKIIVAVLGIVVMIIGGPLAWLVLAAAILVLADTITKYLKGQASLWDVLFAALDCIPMFKGLTTAGGLLKMARELPTLLKSGKTLENIANSIHKGAGGLRNAAQDMKDLYKGLRSGAEDEAKAGRSMEGRCKGSDPIDMVTGEMLMSHTDVRLPGLLPLVIERHHVSSFRSGHSFGPAWMSTFDERLELDSDGVVCASADGMLQVCPVPESGCPVLPSHGPRHPLTWDGTPGGTA